A window of the Nocardia sp. NBC_01329 genome harbors these coding sequences:
- the rsmH gene encoding 16S rRNA (cytosine(1402)-N(4))-methyltransferase RsmH, producing the protein MREAELNREQHGTRHVPVLLTRAAELLDPVLDAPSAVYLDATLGLGGHAEYFLRTHADLRLVGLDRDTRALALATERLRPYTDRITLVHTRYDGIAEALGEAGLPATGSVSGILMDLGVSSMQLDEAERGFAYSVDAPLDMRMDATTGPTAADVLNTYGQGEIARVLKVYGEERFANKIAAEIVRRRARQPLRTSAELVSLLYDTIPAPARRTGGHPAKRTFQALRVEVNGELDSLRAALPAALAALRPGGRIVVMSYQSLEDRVVKHELADRAKSRTPVGLPVELPGMGPEFRILTRGAEQAGPAEIEENPRATPVRMRAAEKIVQEAG; encoded by the coding sequence ATCCGGGAGGCCGAATTGAACCGTGAGCAACACGGCACCCGACATGTCCCGGTTCTGCTCACCCGCGCAGCCGAATTGCTCGATCCGGTACTCGACGCGCCGTCGGCTGTCTACCTCGACGCGACACTCGGGCTCGGCGGGCACGCCGAATATTTCCTGCGCACCCACGCCGATCTCCGGCTCGTAGGTCTCGATCGTGATACTCGCGCGCTCGCCCTCGCCACCGAACGTCTCCGGCCTTATACCGACCGGATCACACTGGTGCACACCCGATACGACGGGATCGCCGAGGCACTCGGGGAGGCCGGTCTACCCGCCACGGGTTCGGTGAGTGGCATTCTGATGGATCTCGGTGTCTCGTCCATGCAGTTGGACGAGGCCGAACGAGGCTTCGCCTATTCCGTGGACGCTCCGCTGGATATGCGAATGGACGCGACGACCGGCCCGACCGCGGCCGATGTGCTCAACACCTACGGCCAGGGTGAGATCGCCCGGGTCCTGAAGGTCTACGGCGAGGAACGCTTCGCGAACAAGATCGCGGCCGAGATCGTGCGCCGGCGCGCCCGGCAACCCTTGCGCACCAGTGCCGAACTGGTGAGCCTGCTCTACGACACCATCCCCGCTCCCGCTCGCCGAACCGGTGGACATCCGGCCAAGCGGACCTTCCAAGCGCTGCGGGTGGAGGTCAACGGCGAACTCGATTCGCTGCGCGCGGCGCTGCCGGCCGCCCTGGCGGCGCTGCGGCCGGGTGGTCGGATCGTGGTCATGTCCTATCAATCGCTCGAGGACCGGGTCGTCAAACACGAACTGGCCGACCGTGCGAAATCCCGTACGCCGGTCGGTCTTCCGGTCGAACTTCCGGGGATGGGCCCGGAGTTCCGCATCCTGACCCGGGGCGCCGAGCAGGCCGGCCCGGCCGAGATCGAGGAGAACCCGCGCGCCACGCCGGTACGGATGCGCGCGGCCGAGAAGATCGTGCAGGAGGCGGGATGA
- the mraZ gene encoding division/cell wall cluster transcriptional repressor MraZ — translation MFLGTYTPRLDDKGRLTLPAKFRDDLAGGLMVTKGQDHSLAVYPKDEFSALARRAASASRSNPQARAFVRALAAGTDEQSLDSQGRIVLSAEHRRYAGLTRDCTVIGSVDFLEIWDKQAWETYLAEHEEDYAQARDEALGGIF, via the coding sequence TTGTTTCTCGGTACTTACACACCTCGTCTGGACGACAAAGGGCGGCTCACGTTGCCCGCGAAGTTTCGAGACGATCTGGCGGGAGGGTTGATGGTCACCAAAGGACAGGACCACAGCCTTGCCGTCTATCCGAAGGACGAGTTCAGTGCGCTCGCCCGGCGCGCCGCGTCGGCGTCCCGGAGCAACCCGCAGGCGCGGGCGTTCGTCCGGGCGCTGGCAGCGGGTACGGACGAACAGAGCCTGGATTCGCAGGGCCGGATCGTTTTGTCGGCCGAACATCGCCGGTATGCCGGCCTCACCCGCGACTGTACGGTCATCGGTTCGGTCGACTTCCTGGAGATATGGGACAAGCAGGCGTGGGAGACCTACCTCGCCGAGCACGAGGAGGACTACGCGCAAGCGAGAGACGAGGCACTGGGCGGAATCTTCTAG